A genomic stretch from Nitrospirota bacterium includes:
- a CDS encoding proton-conducting transporter membrane subunit has protein sequence MAEGFSLALPVVVPLAGAASGVAIWSKPRALKVWALLVSLASFVTLVALSGNPPASAAGMPFLALVPVAAFLSLLGQSPHEDNRAAWVMTLLLLGLGLGVLVGRDGIGLILLALILSLVSLVIHRYRARSVSHPWWGIGTCALGAVCLIVALLATPPAATVAQLVACAILLPLAPLHGGYVAALAGLPGNLPAFLAFLLPVLGYSGLLILSPGMPEAAVNALIILGLAGAFYGSLKALTQSRVRLLLAYANLSFFSILWWYVAATRTAPPQASIYLVAVGLVTSGFLLAWHAVQARYGDSDLRAIRGLAHPMPLFATLLFLLALAAMGLPPFGVFSGFMGLLLTPALPLSGALVAVLVWLVASWYILSLVHRLLFGRHRPDLRYEDLRQAEAWPLVLIVLMLTALGLVPPRGAEPGTLAPPARTAAESLLWNR, from the coding sequence ATGGCTGAAGGATTCTCTCTTGCGCTACCCGTCGTTGTCCCTCTCGCTGGGGCGGCGTCGGGGGTTGCGATCTGGTCCAAGCCCCGGGCGCTAAAGGTCTGGGCGCTCCTGGTTTCGCTCGCGAGCTTCGTGACGCTCGTGGCGCTGTCCGGAAACCCGCCCGCGTCGGCGGCAGGAATGCCGTTCCTCGCCCTTGTTCCGGTCGCCGCGTTCCTGTCGTTGTTGGGGCAATCGCCGCACGAGGACAACCGCGCAGCGTGGGTGATGACGTTGCTGCTGCTTGGCTTGGGGCTTGGCGTGTTGGTCGGACGGGACGGCATCGGACTGATCCTGCTGGCGCTCATCCTGAGCCTCGTCAGCCTCGTGATCCACCGGTATCGTGCTAGGTCCGTTTCCCATCCGTGGTGGGGCATCGGGACATGTGCCCTCGGCGCCGTCTGCCTCATCGTGGCGCTGCTGGCGACCCCACCGGCCGCCACGGTCGCGCAGCTGGTGGCCTGCGCAATCCTACTGCCGCTGGCGCCCTTGCACGGAGGCTATGTCGCGGCGCTCGCGGGATTGCCGGGAAACCTGCCGGCATTTCTCGCGTTCCTGCTGCCCGTTCTCGGGTATAGTGGGTTGCTGATCCTGTCCCCTGGCATGCCGGAAGCCGCGGTGAACGCGCTGATCATCCTGGGGCTCGCGGGCGCGTTCTACGGGTCCCTCAAGGCGCTGACTCAGTCGCGCGTGCGGTTACTCCTGGCTTACGCCAACCTGTCGTTCTTTTCCATCCTGTGGTGGTACGTGGCTGCCACCCGAACCGCCCCTCCGCAAGCCAGCATCTACCTCGTCGCCGTCGGCCTGGTGACCAGCGGGTTTCTGCTGGCCTGGCACGCCGTGCAGGCCCGATACGGCGACTCGGACCTGCGCGCGATCAGAGGGTTGGCCCATCCCATGCCGCTGTTCGCCACATTGTTGTTCCTGCTGGCGCTGGCGGCCATGGGGCTGCCTCCCTTCGGCGTGTTCTCCGGCTTCATGGGGCTGCTCCTCACTCCGGCCCTGCCGCTGTCCGGGGCGCTGGTCGCGGTCCTCGTGTGGCTCGTTGCCTCCTGGTATATCCTCAGTCTCGTGCATCGGCTGCTCTTCGGCCGGCACCGGCCGGACCTCCGCTACGAGGATCTCCGACAGGCCGAAGCTTGGCCGCTAGTTCTGATCGTCCTGATGCTGACCGCGCTGGGCCTTGTGCCGCCCCGTGGCGCGGAGCCTGGAACGCTGGCGCCGCCGGCCCGCACGGCGGCGGAGTCTCTTCTATGGAACCGGTGA